The sequence CGCTATCGCGCACAACTCCGCGCACCGTGCCGCCGGTGCCGCCCGCTTCCGCGAGAACCCGGTTCTGTTCATCGTTGCTTTTATCTCCGGAGTTGGCGGTGAAGTCCGGCGGAAGGCCTTGTGAAATATCGATCGTAATAGTGGCGTTGCCGCCCGAAGACACCGAGGTCGTCAAAATTTTCCCATAACCCTGTCCTTGACCATTGTTCGCGGAGGGGTCAAACACGCCGACGTCGTAAGTGTTCGCGGCTGCGGTTGGAATATTGTTGAAAATAATGTCACAAGTTCCTCCGCCATTGGCCAGACAGGAACCAAAGGCGATGTCCTGAGTTGTTCCTTTTTTTCGGACTGATCCAAATACCAATCGGGTCGCGGTAGCGTTCTGGACGGTGGCCGTGATTTGACCCCGACCGCTAAAGGTGCCGTCCAATGTAACAGTGGGGGAATCGGATGTGTTTCCGGCCACATGCGGATGCGTTGGACTAAAAAGCTGGTTGCGTCCTGTCGGGCCGGCACCGTGCTTCTCGGCTAAAATTTCATATTCCTCATTATCCACCAAGGCGAGAGTCACGTTCCCATCGTTGTCCGTTGTTCCGATTCGACTGTGTTCGCCATCGGGGCCTCTCTCTCCGAAGTTGACCGCGTAAACGGTCGCATTCACAACACCGGCGCCGTTAGCGTCTCTAACGCGGATTGTCACGTTCGCGGCACTAAGCGGCAGATGAAAGGCGCTGATGGAGACCGCTATAATCGCAAATAATCTTTTTAACCGAGTGATAATGGAGCTAATCATGGAACCCCTCCTGCTTAATTGGTTTGGTGAACGAAACAATGGCTGCAGGATAGAGGTTGTCTGTGACATCAAGGTGACAGCAAGCGGCAAAAATATGTGACAAAAATCAGGTCTGAGTTGGGGCCATTTCACATCATTTCTCGGAAAACGGTTCGTGTTTTGGAGGTAAAGTGGCGTCCAGTTTCGATGGTTGAATTTGATGGAGGGGTTGGGGGGATAGTGTCGCGACTATATTCCCGTTTACTTGTCGGACATGTGGGGTACTTGTCGGTTACTTGGGGGGGCTTGGGGAGGCGGCTATCCGAGGAAATGCTTTTTCATGGCCCGTCGGGCGGTGTCAATCATGGGCAATCGCTTGGCTTCGGAGATTGGGGTACCCAACGCTTTAGCCAATGGCGCCAGGGTCGCGGCAAACGTCCCCTTTTTCACCAAGATCGATGACGGCCTCATTTGATTCTTCTCCATTGCATTGAGGAGTCCGTCGGCCATAACTTTGTGAGGTTCTCCAAATTCCTGGGACACATTGGAGCCCAGGATAAAACCAGACGCTTGGTCGGCGACAAGAAAGAGAAGAGGAATAATGGGCCGCTCGCCACCGTTGATCACGGCTTTCAAGGTCGAAATATCGGCTTCCCATGCTCCACCATATGGTTTTGTTTGTTGAATAATGTGCCTGATGCGCTCTTGATCGATGGGCAGAGGCCTGGCTGGAAGCGGTCGATGGATAGGTGGAGTCGTCCAAGTCAGTTTTGGCTGCGCTTTCGAAATATCTCCATTGATGTTCTCTGGGATTTCGTAAGTCGGGATTTGCTCGGGCGGCATGGGGAGGGAAATTTTTCCCTTATCGATCCGTCCGATAAAGTCCAAGCCGCACACAAGGGCCAGTGTTAAAAGCAAAGCTTCATTTTCATCCAGATACCAGAACGGTTCAAAGGGCCTTCGACTTCGAAATTGTGGCCAAACTGGAGATCTCAGCTTTGCCCAGCCAAGATCGCCGATGACCTTGCGGTCAAAATTATCCAGCTCCTTCTTTTGAACGAACTCCAACGTGATCTGATTTTGCCGGGCGATGTAGCCGTCCACGTCGGGCTTCGATCCGCTCTCGGCGATCCATCGGTAAGACGCATACCCTTCCTCGCCTCGAAAGACCAAAAGCCCAAAGGAAATTCTTTCCTGGCCGATGGTGCAGGCATAGAGAGTTTCATCGCTGAGCGGACTCCGCACAGCGAACAGATCTTGATCGGAAAGAACGTCCCACGGACGCTGTTGCGCGTAGGCCAGCGCGGCGTCGTAAAGACTTCTCCAAGTTTCTAAATCAACGTGTGGTGGTTTCGCCATAATCCCGGTTGGTCATTCAAATCGGTACGCAGTGCGTTCCAAATTGACGGAAATTGGAGTGTCATGTTCGTTTGCGTCGAGACTTTTGTTTGGATTGTGTGAATTCTTTCGCTCGCGATTCAATCAGCGCTCGCTCGCGTTCGAGTTCTCGACTCAGTTCTTTCTCTGTTGGAAGCTGTGGTAAGTATTTGGCCGCAAACAGTCGGCGGTTTTCCGCCAGCACGGAATATTTTGCAACCGCTTCATTTTTTTGGGAGCAGAGAATCAGCCCAATGGTTGGATTGTCGCCTGATGGTTTTGCGTGGGCATCGAACATCCGCACGTAGGAATCCATTTGGCCGATGTCTTGATGCGTGAGCTTACCGACCTTGAGGTCGATTAGGACGAAACAACGGAGCATGTAATTGTAGAAAACGAGATCAACGTAAAAATCTTCGTTCTCGAAGCGCATGCGTTTTTGCCGAGCGACGAAGGAAAACCCTTTGCCAAGTTCGAGCAAAAATGACCCCAGATTGTTGATAATGGCTTGTTCCACTTTTGATTCACGAAGGGCAGGGTAATCCTTAAGATCAAGGAAATCGAGCACATAGGGATCGCGAATAAACCGTTCCGGCTCTATTGCGGCCAGCTTCTCTTTTGCTTCTTTGCGCACAGGTACTTTTTTACGGCTCGAGAGCAATCGCTCATAGTAAAGAACCGATATTTGCCGATCCAACTGACGGCTCGACCATCTCTGATTGGCCGCTTCCTTCATGTACCATTCCCGAGCCGTTGGGTTTTCCACCTGCATCAGTAAACGATAGTGGCTCCAACCCAATTCATCACAAACCATGTGACGAATTGTCCCCTGTGAAGATTTGAGACGCGGTGCGTCTCGTTTTCCGGTGGTCAATTCGAGACGCGCTGTGTCTCGAATCTCAAACATGCGGTAGAACTGCCGCATTTTCCGGAGGTTGGTCACATCAAAACCCCGGCCGAACTCATCTGAGAGTCGACGAGACAATTCCTCAAGTACCGTCTGCCCATATGCGGCGCGGCTCTTGCCGCCTTGTTCATGCTCTAAGATCAATCTCCCTACTTGCCAATAGGCCTGCACCATGGTGGTGTTGATTGCGTGGTATGTAGCAGATCGCGCGTTCTCCAATACGGAGCGAATATTTTGATAGAGAGCATCGGTCTGCCGGGAAAGCGCGTGCGTTTTATGTTGTCTGCTATTTTTCTTCATTTTCGATTTTCACTTCTTTCGTGTTTTGTGCCCTTGAGTGTCCGGACATGGGCTTTGGTGAACAACCACGACGCTCCGCCGACTTTCATCCAGGGTTTCAGTTTCCCGTTGTTGAGCCAGTTGTAGAGGGTTTGCCTTGTGATGTTGAGGATGCGGCAGACCTGAGGGGTGGTCAGCACATCAGATGGGTTCGGTGACTTCGATTTCATGACGAAGCCATCAAACTAATTTTTGACAGCACCGTCCAAATCTAAATTTGATATGGAAAGCTCCTTGCCATTCTTGTTCACGATCAGTCAGTAAGCTCTCTTATGCCAATACCGAGTGGGTTCAAAAAACGGCCCGATAATCCGTGCCAGTTTGTGGGAGGATTAAAGACCCCGCGCATTCTTCGCCGCCGGGTCTATCTTGGATTCGTCGCCAACAAACGAACCGGTCAAGAATTTCCGGGCCTGCATCAGCCAATCGTCTCAGCACGGGTGTTCGATAAGGTTTAGAAGAATTTGGATGCCCACCGAAAACGTGAGGAGGCGATGCTTTATTCAGCGAACAAGCACGGTTTCCGGCTGAAAGGATTTATCCGCTGTGGCGTGTGCAATGGCGCCATCGTCGGCTTTGTTCAGCCGAAGAAAGGCAAGGAGTACCGATATTATCGGTGCATCGGCAAAGTGAACGGTATTCCGACGCCCTGCCCGATCAAGTGCATCGGCGCCGACAAGATTGAAGAATTCGTCATCGAGAAATTGGCTTCGCTGGGCAGCGACCGAACTCTTCTGGAAAAGGTCGTTCAGAAAGTTGAGAAAAAATCGAAGTCGCAGATTCGGCCGTTATCCCAGGAGCGGCGGAACATTGAAGAGCGAATCAAATCGACCAACCGCGAAATCCAAAATCTTTTGAACCTAGTAAAGGCGGGCGGCAAGTCGCAACAAGCTGTGGAGGAGATCAAGCGGTTGGAGAATTCAAAGCGTGAGATGGAAGCCAAGGCCATTGAGATTGATGCCCGGATAGCTCAACGGAAGCGCGCGGTCTACGACGTGGACGCCATTCGAGGCGCGCTTCACCGCTTTGCGAGGTTCATCTACAGGATTCCGATGCAGTTGCAAATTTATGCGCTTGGGATTTTGATTAAGCGGGTGACCATAACCCGCAATACGATCGAAGTCGAGTTGAATGAAGTAGCCATAGAGACGCTTCAAAAATGCTTTGTTCGGAAAGCCAACCCAGAGTGGCTCTTTAAGTATTTTTCGAACAAAATGGCTTTACCAGAATCTTTAAACCAGAGCACCGTTTCGACAAACCATGGAGCGTATCGACTTGTATAGGTCACGCGACACGCGTTATGTTCTGCGACGCGACTTTTTAGGTTGGTTGTCATTCCAACGTAGACTTGAGAGGGAGTTTTCACGCTCCGCAGGATATAAACGTACATGGACGTTCTCCTCTGGAGGGGTGCTTGGTAGATTTGGTCCCGCTTCGCCTGTGGCTACGCGGGACGGTCTTCGCTTTTAATTATGCCGCTTCGGTTAGGATTGGTTGACCGGCTCGCCGGGCGTAGCTCCTTAATTCTGCAGTTTGAATTAAGGAGCGAAGACCGGAGTCGACGGGATTTGAACCCGCGGTCTCTGCCTTGACAGGGCAGCGTGTTAACCGGGCTACACCACGACTCCAGCCTTCGCTCCTCATTTGCCTGCGGCAAATTCAGAGCTTCGGCTGGCAAGCCAACAATGTGCTCCGAATCGAAGGAAATTAATGAGAGGTGAAGGTTGTCCCCCGAAGCCCACGAAGTGGAGCGAAGGAGGACAAGGCGCGGATCGTAGCAGAACCCCGATCAAATGACAAATTCGTTGCTTGGATTTTTTTAATTTGGTTTATTGCCGCGCACATGGCCACACACACAAAGCCTGAAAACTTATCGGTTTCTCAGCACATTGTTTATATCTGTTCGCGTTTTATCGCTTACAGCCTTCCTCTCATTCTTTTCATGGTGGTCAATTCCTTTTATCTCAAAACCTACGATTCGGCTCAAATCAAAATTACGATCACTCAAATGGGTGGAGTCACATTGGCGTTTGTGTGGCTGCTGAAAATTGTTCTTCAGGGGAGAATGCCTTTTAAAAAAGCCGATCTGGTTTATGTCGTTCCCTTTTTTGCTTTTCTGGCCTCCGGACTTATCGCTTGGTGTCACTCTCCCTTTAAAGGGTGGGCTTTGGAAGAAACCCTTCGACGTATTTTTTACGTGACCATCGCCATCGTCACGATTTCTGAAATGAGATCGAATGAAAGCCTGACCCGTTTGCGGCGATGGTTGATCGCGGCGGCCTGCGTGGCGATGGGGTATGGCTTTTTTCAATATGTGGATTTGCGGTTTTTCCCGGCCACGCCGGATGCCATTGATCCTTTTGTTTGGCGCGGTGCATTTGGTCCCCGCGTTTTTTCCACGTTTGGGAATCCTAATTTTTACGGCAATTTTCTCGTGATCATGACTCCCATTATATTGGCGGCGGTATTACGAGAAAAAGGAACGGTGGGACGGCCCTTCCAGGTTTTACTGACAGTTGTGGCCTTGGTGATCGTCATCGATAAAATGACCTTGGGCCTGTTCGGAGGCTTTGATCCGTCGCTTAAGTTTATATTTCTGACTTTGATTTTCGGTCTGTTGGGCCTTTTCTTGTACTTTTGTTTGATTCGGGTCGGAAACAATGTGGCTTTGCCCATGGTGCTGATCCTTTTTGGCGTTCTATTTGTCAATTTGTATGCCACCGAAACCAAAGGGGCCTGGATGGGATACATCGCCGCCATTGGGGTGACGGTTCTCCTCATTTTTGAATACTTTTTACACTTGGAAGACAAGCTCGTGGACTCCAAAAAGTATTTGATCTTTGGCGTTCTTTTGGCCGCGCTTTTGGGCGCGGTTTTGATGGCCATGGTGGTTGTGTTCGTTGTTCCTTTCTTTTCTGGGGTTGAGAAGCAAATTGGGTTTCAAATTCTTTGGATACCCACTCTGCTGTTTGGGATTCTTTCAGTGGTTACCCTATTTTGGATTTTCAAGAAGCCTTGGAACTTAAAAAAAGTGGTGTATGGAATCCTGGTTCTTTTTATCGTCTCTATGGGCGGTGGGGTGTTGCAGTTCGCTAAAAAACGACTGGTGTCGGTTAGTTTTCGAATGTTCACCTGGATTTCCACAGTCGAAATGATTCGCACCAGTCCGCTTCTTGGAAATGGAGTGGGAACTTTTAAGCCCATTTATCCCGCTTTTAGGCGCCCTCAAATTATTGTTCTTGAAGGAAGATCAAATACCGAAACGGATCACGCGGAAGATGAGTATCTTGAAATTTGGCAAGACGAAGGAATTGTCGGCTTCGGTATATTTCTCTGGATGGTATTGGTGGCTTTGGTGTTGGGTTTTAAACAACTCCGATGGTATTCCACTCATCGGGCTCAGGCCGGTCCGAAATCTTACGAAGTGTTGGGGTATTTGGCGGCTTATATCGGCGCTTTGATTCATTGGTTTGTGGATGTTTCCGTTCGATTTGTTTCCTCCGGCGTGTTTAGTGGATTTCTTCCTGGGGTGCTGGTGGCCTATGCGCGAAATCATAAAAATCCGATCGTAAATGAAGTGCGCCTCTCCTATGACAAATGGATTCGGGCCGGCTTGGCGGCCTATTGGACTGTGATATTTTTATGGCTTGGGTTGGAGCTAGTTCCACAAAACATGATTCAAGGAGGCGACACAACGCCCGGTCAAATTCGATTTTGGATGATTCTCGTTGGAATAGGACTTTATTTGTTAATCGAGTTGTTGGAGCGCGGAAATCAACCTGAAAAAGTCATTTCGTTTTCCGAACAATATGGAGATATCAACTCAGCCTATCTTCTGCCTCGAATGCTCCTGGTTCCTGTTTTGGTGGCCATTTATTTGGGAGGAATGCGGTTATCGGCCAACCATTTTTGGGCCGATGTGCATCACAACTTGGCCATTTTCTTTTCCAAAGAAAGCGTATGGATGAAATCTCCTTCCTATGATTCGAAGATTTTAAACTTTCCTCCGGATATTCGAGAAAAATATTTGAACACCGGAGGGGCCCTGGAACATTATGAGCAAGTAATTAAAAAGAACCCTGCGTTTCCCATGGCGCTCTACTTTACAGGGAATGTGTATAACGATTGGGGGAGTCAAGTCCACAATGACAGT is a genomic window of Elusimicrobiota bacterium containing:
- the yhcG_1 gene encoding putative nuclease YhcG produces the protein MKKNSRQHKTHALSRQTDALYQNIRSVLENARSATYHAINTTMVQAYWQVGRLILEHEQGGKSRAAYGQTVLEELSRRLSDEFGRGFDVTNLRKMRQFYRMFEIRDTARLELTTGKRDAPRLKSSQGTIRHMVCDELGWSHYRLLMQVENPTAREWYMKEAANQRWSSRQLDRQISVLYYERLLSSRKKVPVRKEAKEKLAAIEPERFIRDPYVLDFLDLKDYPALRESKVEQAIINNLGSFLLELGKGFSFVARQKRMRFENEDFYVDLVFYNYMLRCFVLIDLKVGKLTHQDIGQMDSYVRMFDAHAKPSGDNPTIGLILCSQKNEAVAKYSVLAENRRLFAAKYLPQLPTEKELSRELERERALIESRAKEFTQSKQKSRRKRT